The genomic region ATCCTCCCCTCCGCCCCGTCGTAGGCCCCTGGCTCGGCGGCGATAACGGCAGTCCTTCACCCGCTTGGCGCACATACGGCAAACTGACGGACATCGTGCGGCCGACGCCCGATTTGCTCTGGGTCGTGATTGACGAACATCCCGACAGCATCAACGATGCCGGCCTGGCCGTCGAATGTGCCTTGACCAATGCTGAGGCCAAGATCATTGACTACCCCGCCAGCTTCCATGCCAGTGCCGCCGGGATCGCTTTCGCCGACGGCCACTCCGAAATCCACAAGTGGAAAGACTCACGCACCATGCCGGCCGTCAAATACGACAATACACTTCCGCTCAACGTCTCCTCACCCAACAATCCCGACGTCGCGTGGTTGCAGATACGAACCTCCGCACTCAAATAGCCCGCGCCTTGTCATTGCATAGATCACAAGTGACCCTTACCATTCCGAGCCATGAAATTGAATCGCCGTGAATTCCTGACTGCTTCCGCTATAACCGGGTTTTTAGGTGGCCTCCCCTTGACGGCTCGGGCATTCACTTTACCCGATCCACCCCGCAAAGCACGGCTCCGCCTGTCATGCCAGGAGGGCGTGGCTCCCGGTCACTCCTTGACAGAGAAACTTGATTTTCTGGAACAACTCGAGTTTGAAGGCCTGGAAGTGGGTGGTGGTGGCCTGGCCAAACGCGTCGAGGAACTGCAAAAGGCGCTTCAAGGCCGCAAGATCAAGGTCAGCGCCATATGCGCCGGATTCAAGGGGGTGCTCATCTCTGAGCAGGAAGAGGTCCGCCAAACAGCAGTGGCGAGTATGAAGGAAATCATCACAGCCGCCGGCGCGCTCGGCTCCACCGGCATGATCATCGTCCCGGCCTTCCACAACCAGACCAAAATGGGCCACCAGGAGTCGCGCGAACTGCTGGTCAAGCTCTTGTCCGAACTGGGAGACCATGCCCAAAAGGCCGGCACACGGGTGCTGCTCGAACCGCTCAACCGCCGCGAGTGCCACTTCTTGCGCCAGGTTGCCGACGGCGCG from Candidatus Paceibacterota bacterium harbors:
- a CDS encoding sugar phosphate isomerase/epimerase family protein yields the protein MTEKLDFLEQLEFEGLEVGGGGLAKRVEELQKALQGRKIKVSAICAGFKGVLISEQEEVRQTAVASMKEIITAAGALGSTGMIIVPAFHNQTKMGHQESRELLVKLLSELGDHAQKAGTRVLLEPLNRRECHFLRQVADGAAICRDVNNPGIALMGDFWHMTWEETSDMAAFIAAGKYLHHVHIASRKNRKMPGEDDGDNYVDGFKGLKLIGYQDFVSFECGCKGDPAKALPAATKLLREQWESA